In one window of Solanum pennellii chromosome 2, SPENNV200 DNA:
- the LOC107010228 gene encoding WUSCHEL-related homeobox 8, producing the protein MDWEKQQQQPPVSAPQQTAEELNGTVSGGMFVKVMTDEQMEVLRKQIAVYATICEQLVDLHKSMASQHDLAGARLGNLYCDPLVTSAGHKITGRQRWTPTPMQLQILERIFEQGNGTPTKQKIKEITSELSQHGQISETNVYNWFQNRRARSKRKQQVAATNNTESEVETEVESPNEKKTKPEDLQSSHMPTSMAEDLGYENPDVSSGMHSLDPRTSKPEPMFPSDGSSKPAASYGQMSFYGMSNPRMDQLMGKMEVPGSYHPYIHADDYNMTG; encoded by the exons ATGGATTGGGAAAAACAGCAGCAGCAGCCACCGGTGTCGGCGCCGCAGCAGACGGCGGAGGAATTGAACGGGACAGTTAGTGGTGGGATGTTTGTGAAAGTGATGACGGATGAGCAAATGGAAGTTTTAAGGAAGCAAATCGCTGTTTATGCAACTATTTGTGAACAACTTGTTGATTTGCATAAATCCATGGCTTCACAACACGATCTTGCTG GAGCCAGGCTGGGGAATCTGTACTGCGATCCACTGGTGACATCTGCTGGTCATAAAATCACTGGTAGACAACGCTGGACTCCAACGCCTATGCAACTTCAGATTCTTGAGCGCATATTTGAACAAGGCAATGGAACTCCAACCAAACAGAAGATCAAAGAGATAACTTCTGAATTATCTCAACATGGCCAAATTTCTGAAACAAATGTGTATAATTGGTTTCAAAATAGGCGTGCTCGATCAAAAAGGAAGCAACAGGTTGCAGCAACAAACAACACTGAATCAGAGGTGGAGACAGAGGTTGAGTCGCCCaatgaaaagaaaacaaagcCAGAGGATCTGCAGTCTTCTCACATGCCTACTTCAATGGCTGAAGATCTTGGCTATGAGAACCCTGACGTGAGCTCTGGAATGCATTCACTAGATCCACGAACCAGTAAACCCGAGCCTATGTTTCCATCAGACGGTAGTTCAAAACCCGCTGCAAGTTATGGCCAAATGTCCTTCTATGGAATGTCTAATCCAA GAATGGACCAGCTAATGGGAAAGATGGAAGTGCCTGGGAGCTATCATCCATATATACATGCAGACGACTACAACATGACCGGCTAA